The segment GTCCCCCGTACTGCGGCGACAGGACCGCGAGGACCCCGTCGCGGGCCAGGACGCGGATCATCTCGGCCAGCGCGACCTCGGGCCGTGAAAGGTGCTCGATCACGGAGATCGCGACCACGCCGTCGAACGACGCCGAAGCGAACGGCAACCGCTCGCCTTCGGCGACCACGACGCGCCCCGGCGCGATCGGGTCCGCCAGGCGCGCCGCCAAGGGGGACAGATCGCACCCGAAGGTCGTCCGGCCCCGTCCCGCGAGCGCCTCGAGGTTGCTTCCCTCGCCGCACCCCACCTCGAGCAGCCGACCGGCCGCGGGGAGGTAACCGTCGAGCAGCCGGTACTCGGCACCGGCCGACGCGGCCTGGCGCACCGTCTCGCGCGCCCGGGCGTAGTAGTCGACGTCCCGCGACCAGAGCTCGCGCAGCAACCGGTCGACCACCGGGTCGCGATTCACGGTTCGGTCCTCGTGGGATCGAGGCTCACGAACACCCGGCGCGCGTGGATTCGCAGGAACTCGCGCTCCTCCCCGTCGAATCCGAGACGCCAGAACAACCCCGCGTAGATCGCGACCCCTCCCCCGGCCCAGGCCGCGAGCGCGGCCAGACCGCCCGGGGCGACCGCGTCCCGCGTCCACCACAAGGCGACGGCAACGGGGAGCCCCGAGAGCACGCCCGGGAGCAGCGCGCGGCGGAGGAGGTCCGCAGCGCCCAGGCCGCACGCCCTCGCGGCGGCCGGGATCTGGACGATCGCCTGGCCGAAGAACGCCCCCACGAGGGCGCCCCACGCCAGCCCCTCCGCGCCCAGCCGCGCGGTCAGGGGGACGCCCAGCGCCAGCGTGATCACCGCCTGCGCCGTCCCGCAGCCGGCCAGCAGCCGCGTCCGCCCCACGCCCAGCAGTACCGATTCGGCGGGGAGGCTCGTCGCGATCACGAGGAACACGGCCGCGAAGACCTGGAGCACGCCGACGGCGTCGGGGGCCCGGCCGCCGAGCCAGTTCGCCTGGATCGGGCCGGCGCCCAGCGAGAGCAGCAACGCCATCGGCAGCGCGACCGTCCACGCGAACTTCGTTCCCTTCACGAGCGATTCGCGCAGGGACACGTCGCGGCGGCTCGCGTCGAGCTCGCTCGCGAGCGGAAACAGGACCGCCGCGAGCGGACCGATCGCCTCGGCGGGCATCGTGGCCAGGCGACGACCCGCCCAGAACGCGCCGACGGCGGGGAGCCCCGCGAAGATCGCGAGCAGCGGCTCGAACAGCCGCGTCGTCGCCACCTCGACCACGTGGCGCAAACCGTTCCAGACGCCGAAATCCACCAGTCGGATGATCTCGGCGGGAACGAAGGCGATGCGAGGGACGACGTCGGGATACGCCCGCGCCAACGCGCGCCAGCGCATCGCGTGGAGGACCAGGCGCGCAAGCAGCTCCGCGCAGGCGACGCCGACGACGCCGTACCCGGACTGGAGGGCGAGGACGATCAGCACGAGCCGGACCAGCGCGTGCACGACCCGGAGCAGGTTCAGCAGGTCGAAGCGGAGCAATCCCTCGAGAAGCGATCCCGACAGGCCAAGGGGGTAGGACACGGCCGCCGAGGCGGAGAGCAGCACGATCGCCGCCCGCAACTCCGGCCAGGCGCCCCGGTCGTCCACGAGGATCGGGACCGCGACGGTCGCGAGGATGCACCCCCCCGCGAACGCGAGGAGCCCGATCACCCCGTACATCCCCAGGGCGGTCGAGGCGAGGCGCCGGATCGCGGGACGGTCCCCGCGGGCCTGGAAGGCCGCCGAGAACTTGAGGACCGCCTCGCGGATGCCGAAG is part of the Candidatus Polarisedimenticolaceae bacterium genome and harbors:
- a CDS encoding class I SAM-dependent methyltransferase, with protein sequence MNRDPVVDRLLRELWSRDVDYYARARETVRQAASAGAEYRLLDGYLPAAGRLLEVGCGEGSNLEALAGRGRTTFGCDLSPLAARLADPIAPGRVVVAEGERLPFASASFDGVVAISVIEHLSRPEVALAEMIRVLARDGVLAVLSPQYGGPLGASPNRAGGGAARFLRRWLGAHRASSARSALGWERVHPKVLDHGVYQGDLDALCEPEIRSLRAFLTASGLRVIASTSGYEWHSWREWKGTPGQRVIRGIFERLGRAGIPPYRDFGPMILVAAKRTDS
- a CDS encoding oligosaccharide flippase family protein, coding for MNGPKDPAPASQGYRRGATSGRILVMSYLGTIAEGAAFVLLTPFLLRRLGPVAFGIWTLGVTLADWLQLLDFGIREAVLKFSAAFQARGDRPAIRRLASTALGMYGVIGLLAFAGGCILATVAVPILVDDRGAWPELRAAIVLLSASAAVSYPLGLSGSLLEGLLRFDLLNLLRVVHALVRLVLIVLALQSGYGVVGVACAELLARLVLHAMRWRALARAYPDVVPRIAFVPAEIIRLVDFGVWNGLRHVVEVATTRLFEPLLAIFAGLPAVGAFWAGRRLATMPAEAIGPLAAVLFPLASELDASRRDVSLRESLVKGTKFAWTVALPMALLLSLGAGPIQANWLGGRAPDAVGVLQVFAAVFLVIATSLPAESVLLGVGRTRLLAGCGTAQAVITLALGVPLTARLGAEGLAWGALVGAFFGQAIVQIPAAARACGLGAADLLRRALLPGVLSGLPVAVALWWTRDAVAPGGLAALAAWAGGGVAIYAGLFWRLGFDGEEREFLRIHARRVFVSLDPTRTEP